The Anoxybacillus flavithermus genome has a segment encoding these proteins:
- a CDS encoding Holliday junction resolvase RuvX, giving the protein MRILGLDFGTKTLGVAVSDELGWTAQGIETIRIDEEHGEYGFDRLRQLIEQYAVEEIVVGFPKNMNGTIGPRGEATQRFAEQVKQTFSLPVVLWDERLSTMAAERMLIAADVSRKKRKKVIDKMAAVMILQSYLDHKQLR; this is encoded by the coding sequence ATGCGCATTTTAGGATTAGACTTTGGAACGAAAACGCTTGGCGTTGCCGTAAGCGACGAATTAGGATGGACCGCTCAAGGCATCGAGACGATTCGCATCGATGAAGAACATGGTGAATATGGTTTTGACCGTTTGCGGCAATTGATCGAGCAATATGCGGTCGAAGAAATCGTTGTCGGGTTTCCGAAAAATATGAATGGCACAATTGGACCGCGCGGCGAGGCGACACAACGCTTTGCCGAACAAGTGAAACAAACGTTTTCACTTCCTGTCGTCTTGTGGGATGAAAGACTGTCCACCATGGCGGCAGAACGAATGTTAATCGCTGCGGACGTTAGTCGAAAAAAACGCAAAAAAGTGATCGACAAAATGGCTGCGGTGATGATTTTACAATCTTATTTGGACCATAAACA